The Setaria viridis chromosome 9, Setaria_viridis_v4.0, whole genome shotgun sequence sequence GCTTTCTTGCTCCAGCTCAGGATCCGGTAGCGGGGAGAAACGGCGAAAAGGATTTGCACAGCCCGCACACCGCACACGGACGTAGACACGATGTCGCACTGATTGCACCTGTCGCTCTTTAAATCAGCTACACTACACATCCTGCACTTTTTCATTCGGtacttgggccttgtttagttgtcaaaattgggagtgccaaaattactgttccggcgctgtagcacactgtagcgtttcgtttgtatttgtgaattattgtccaaatattgactaattaggctcaaaagattcgtctcgcaaagtacaacaaaactgtgcaattagtttttaatttcatctacatttagtactccatgcatgtaccgcaagtttgatgtgatggggaatcttctttttgcatagtgataAAGTTGGGAGCTGGGAGTGAAGTAAAGAAGGGCTTGCTCCTCTCTGCAGCCAAAGGCAGGCAGATCAATGCCACGTGGACCTAAATACGATGGAGCTCGTATGTCGGTGGGCTCAATGGTAGAGGCTCAAAGTTGGAGGAACTGCTTCCCGCCATGGCGCGTGAGGGGATTTGAACGGCACCTCAGCTCCCATCACGAGGCTGGCTAGTTGCCCTCTGTCCTGCTGCGTACGCgtccctttttttctctctttttgttATTGCGACGTGGAGAAGGTATACCACTCGTAGAAAACGTGAGCTATCAAGCCGTATCTCTCCTGGTACCAGAAGAAGGGCCACACCGTTTGTCGACGGCCCCGGAAGGTAGTAGCTAGCCGCCGAACCCCGAACGCATGGTGGAGGTTCCTCGGGCAGACAGCTGCGGCTTGCTTGACGACAGTGGCGTCTGTCGGACAGAAAGTACTGCTGCTTGTATTATAGGGAGCTTTATCGGTCCTCAAAAAACTGAAAATTCTCACAGCTTTTCAGGCGACGAAAGCTACGACAGCCGCATGGATAACCGCATCGCATCGCTCGTCATCATCGGCCTCGCCTTTtagttttcacttttcaccGTGGATGAACTCGTGTGGCAAGTTACTGCTTCCGGGAACAACGTATTCTAGAACTATACTTCTGAAGGAGTATTTGAACGGGAAATTACTGCGAACTGCTGGAGTAGGAGTGTCGTGTACTTCTGCTTCGGGACAACACTCCATCACCTACTAGGGTACGCCGGTACATACCTAGTAGCTAGGACATGCCGTGCACGGTAATAAGATCCTGCACAATAATTGACCCGCGTAGCCGCCTTcacctcccttcccttcccttccgcGAGACGGTGTGAGCATGGGTGCATCGCATGGTTATCCAAAGCAGAGCAAATGCGAGGAAAAGGATGTGCAGGCAGGCGGGGTGGCCGCATTGGCATCTGGCAGTGCCACTGCCATTCCCATATCTGAGCCGCTGGCCTGGCATGCTCAGCGGGGCGGGGATGACTCGTAGTCGTTCTTTATCGCGTGGGGTCTCCATCTGACGGCTGTTCCAGGACACACGGGATGGGTCATGCAACGCAAGTTGGGCAGGGACGGCGTCGTCGCTGCCTACCCCGCGCCGCGCTCGTGCAAGCGACGACAAGCTCGCCCCTGCACAGGAGATGGATAGCGTGGAAACGAGATACGGGCAGGCAGGGCAGCCGTGGGCGCTGGGGGCCGGAGCAAGGCAGGCGTCCGGGCCATTCCGTCCGTCCCCATTGAATCCAAGTCCGCGTCAGCGCAATGATATCTACTACGAGCTCCGTACGTGCGGGGGCACGCCTGAACCCCGACAGCTCGACGCAATAACGCTGGTCGATCAGGACGCGCGCGCGTACGTGCCTCTAGTCGCACAGCGCTGCGGGTCCGATCCATGGCACGCGAGCTCACGGAAACGCCCGCCGCAGAGCTCCTCCCCCCTGCCCGCCCCTTCTCCCCGGCAATGGTTCAGGTTCGCCCTCGGCACGTACACACCCGTGCGTCGTAGCAGGCACGTACGCGGTCGGTCCGGCTGCATCCCGTGGGACGGTGCCGTGTGAGTTGTGACGCCTCCTCCTGCCAACCTTTACCaccgcgggcgcgggcgcgggggcggtggccaccggcgccgcgccgTTCGGGCGCGGCGATGATTGATGTGGCCAGTTTGTTCGGATGCCCCTCCGGTTTGCTCTCCCCACGAATGATTTGGTGCGAATAATGGCGGCGGATACTGGGTGGGTGCGCGGTCGTCGTCTCGGCAATCGGTGTGCATGCAACTGTTTCACGATCATCATGCCATGGAAGCAACGAAACGCGCTGGCAGTTTTGCAAGCTGgtgcgagagagagagatcgcttTTGTTGGGTGCCTACGTGGCCTTGGATTTCCTCTGAAGCTGCTAAGGATGCCTGCGATTGACCTATCGCGTCGAGCGACTGGCTAGTTGGACTTGTCTTCTCTCCCGCCGCATGCATCGGCATATAAGCTTGGACGCTTGCACGTGAGTATGTCCAACATTGATACGCACCCAACAAAGACGACTCCACATGTACTGCTTACTGACCAACGCTAACAAGGCAGTAAAgtttttatttgtattttttgacCAGGTTAAATTTGTCCGATCTAAGCACCTCTTGACTTGAAGTTAGATCGACCGAACTTATTAGCAGGGTCAGGAAAAATGCTGTAAAGTTGTACTGGTATAGCCAAACATATGGGACGATGGCATTCTTATCCTCGATCGGTACCTATTATTCCAACTCAGCCGATTAATCATCACCCGAGCCGTGGATCAGTGTGCATGATCGATCGAATAAAGAAATGTGCATAATAATTGGAGAGCGTATATTTTGGCCAAACCTTTATGCCCATAGAAAGAAAAAGCCTTTGGAGTGTGACTAATGAGAGTTTAGTATATATACTCCTACTCATATCATCAATCATCATGGAGGCAATACATATATACTCGGACCAAATATTCCTACTTGAAGTGGTAGCTAATTATATCAGTTCGTAGCAGATAGCTTTAGGTTAGGCAGACGTAGCATTCGATGCCCCTTGGCTGATCGATCAATCATCAAAcctgcagcggcagcggcgcgacGCAACGTAACCATTTATTTTTAGATACCTGTCGGGCGGGCAGAGGAATTCGCCGGGGGCCGCCTTGCTTATCCGCCGAGGCGCCGAGCGGCCGGCATGGCCCGGGCCACCCGTTCCCAACCGTGCATGCTCGGTCGAGGCCTCGGACAGGGGCCACGAAAGCGAGGCGAGGATGGGGAACAAAGTGGCGAACCGATCATTAGCACCCTAACGCTGATGGCAAGTTCATTTAGAAATGTCCGTGTCGCTAATTATTAGCAGCTCTAATGCTCCAGTTTATGGGTGCAGATAAGATTATTAGCTAAGGCTGTCCGCACTCATCATACTCTATTTCCatactttaaaaaaattattctaTCTTAGTCATCGAGATTCTTCCCTCTATACCAATTCCTCCTGCACCCGTATTACTTTATACCCTATACTTTATACCAACTATATCATATTTTGTTCCCCCAAccgttcccctcccctcccgacGCCTCGCCCTCCACGCCGCCCCCTCGCACTCCTCAACACCGGTTCCTCCTGCGCCTTCTCCACGGCCgaccctcctcctcgccccgccagccccctcctcccctcccgacgccacgcctcccgccggctcgtcttcctccccgccggcaccctcctccaccccggcgccctcctcctccctcccgccgacgccctcctcctcctccccgacggcggTGGTCcggtggtgatggcggcggTCCGAGCGGAGGCGCGCGAGAGGGTGTTTGTTGGGGCTGGCGACCTCGAGAGGCAGGTAGCGGGAGCCCTGCGCGTCCGCTAGGAGTAGCGGACCGGTAGCTGTCCGCTTGGTTAGCGGACGCCACCCAGTACCGCGGTGCGGGATTTTTTCTGCTACCGTGGTATTGGAGGATCGTTTAGCGGTCCCCGGTGCGGACagcctaagggggtgtttggataccccctactaaactttagcacatgtcacatcagatgtttggatactaattaggagtactgaatatagtctaattataaaactaattgcacagatggagtctaattcgcgaaacaaattattaagtctaattagtccatgatttgacaatgtgattctacagtaaccatttgctaatgatggattaattagtcttaatagattcgtctcacgaattagacttcatctgtgtaattagttttataattagctcatgtttaatccttctaattaacgtccgaatattcgatgtgaccctactaaagtttagagGTGCTATGTCAAAAAGCCGAAAGCGATGTGCGTTCCGTGATCGCAATGCCTGATTTTCATTCACAGCTGTGAGCCGCGACCGCGAGATACGAAGCCGCGCGCCGAGCAGGCTGGAGCACAAGTCAGAGGCGGCGGCAGGAAGGTAGGCAGCCAGAAGGCGCCAGCAGCCTGCAGGACAGCAGGACTCTGCATCAGGCGTGGGGGAATTGAAGCGGGCGGGCAGGCAGGCAGTATAATAATATGGGCCATGGCCGCAGGCCGCAGCAAGCGGCAAGCATGCGCGCTCGCCCAGCTGCCAAACCAAGCGCAAGGCGCCGAGCCGGTGAAGGCAGCGACTCGCCACGCCGGTATCTGCGCACGTGTTGTTGGTGTGCCGGTGCCCGGACCGCGTGCTGGCGGTTGGTTGAATCGCGATAAGCCTGCCACGGCTAAGTTAGGGTCTCgtagggctaaactttaacccgtGTCGTATCAGATATTTAtaataattagaagtattaaatatagattaattattaaactaattgcacagatggaggctaattcgcgagatgaatctattaaacttaattagtctAATTGATTTATCTCGTGAATTTGTTCagagcttctgcaattagttttataattagctcatatttagtccttctaattaggatccgaacatctgatgtgacaagTGATAAACTTTAACCCTACATCCCCTTAATCCAAAACAAGTACAGTTCTCCTCGTTTGTTATCCTAGGGGCTGGGCCCCATCGATCCATGGCTCGATCCGCTCCGCCGGAAGTCGCATGCCGGGCAGGTGATTTCCACGGTGGTGGATCATCTTGCTTTGTCTGGCTCGCACATTGCGTTGGGGAACGGCGCCCCGGGAGCGCGTGGGGCGACGTTGTTTGCGCCCAaccagcagcgcggcggcgggggagggacGAGCCGAGGGAGTGCGCGCCCGAGGCGGTTCGTGCGCGCGCTGGGGTGGGGAACCGAGCTAgtggggcggccggccggccgcgcgcgcgacTACCGGAGAAAAGGAGGCCACCGTGGGGAGCGGCGAGCGTTTCGCTCCCAAGGAACCGCGCGCACTTGTTCCTTCGTGATCGTGCGCCTCCCCCATCTCTTTCTCTCCCCATTTTTGGCAGACCGCGTATATCGTATGAGAGCTGGTGCGCTCGACGTGGGAGTAGATGCTACGTGTCCGGTCATCGTGCGCTGATCGGATCGGCGGACGCAGCATGCAAAGTAATCATGCGGGTGTTTGGTGGATTGGCAAAAGGTTTCGCCGCGCATCATTGCTGAGGCTTCCACCGTCGGACAGCAGAACTGAAACACTGGAAAACTACCAACACTAGTGCTACTGATTATCGCCCGCGATTAGTAATGAAGTTCTATAACAATCCATGTGATTGCAGTGCTCGCCAGTAAGCAAACGCATAATCTATATCCTGCTCGTGCTTCTCGAGAACGTTTCTTTCCTGCGGCAAGCCTGCGATGCAAGGACATTGGAGTTCTCGTTTCCACGTCAAGATGTTGGAGCAGTACTCAAGAAGGCAGGGGTCCCTCCTTCCGAACAATCGTAATGTTGGAGTACGAAAGCAAAGTCGAACTCGATGTCCGATACAAATATCATCCTTGACAAAAGCTCCTATCCTCATTTTTTTAATCCGAGCACAGCACACTCGATCTCTATCATTCTCCCCGACGCAAAGCGACAAGCGGATTCCGGCGAAACGTTCTGGAATACTGCCCCTGTTCAGACATCTGTCGACGGGAAAGCCGCCGCGGAGTCAAAGAATGATTGACCCTCCATCCTCCGCCACAGAGAAACTAGGcctctttttcaaaaaaagaagaagagaaactaGGCCCACCGATCCATCATTAGCACGGTCGCCGACAGGTGGGCCCGGCACGAAAGCACCCGCACCGATCGCCATCAGTTTCGAGCCCCCACCGAGGTAATTGCATTCTGCATGcaaaaagagagaggaggaggcaTGTACAGTGCTGAGGGCTCGGAAAGAGACGACGCGAGTGGCTTACCGTCCGGGCCGTCCAGCGTGCCGAGACTGGCGAGCAGCACCGCTCCGCTGGTCAGCCATCCACGGGGACGGGCGGGGACGACGCGGGTTGGAATCAGCTGTTCGGTTGAGATTGCCGGTGCAGCCAAGTGAGGCATCTGAGACTGGGCTGTGGGCCTTTGGCCTCTATGCACTGCTTGTGCAGCCAGCACAAGCGAACACACCAGCATGCATGTCGCTGCCGCTGTGGTTCAAATGGTGTTGGCtctcggtggccggtggccgTGGCTCACTGCCTCGTGCTGTTTGGAGCACAACACCACAACCCTGTCTGTGGCTGGCAGTGGCAACAGAACACCGGCCGGGGTTCAAAGCTTCAAACGCAGGATGATTTTCCGCACGACCTAAGCGTGCGCAGGAGCGGTACCACAAAACTATTGCGGAAATCTGTTGCGTACTCCTTGTACTGACCTTCGCAAGGATCCATATCCCGTCCTAAAAGTTACCCTACTGCCTTTACGGGTGTTTGGATGCGggatactaaactttaggagggatcacatcggatgctcggacgctaattaggaggactaaacatgagttaattataaaactaactgtagaacccctatactaattcgcgagacgaatctattaaacctaattaattcatcattagcaaacggttactgtagcaccatattgtcaaatcatagactaattaggctcaatagattcgtctcgcgaattagacttcatctgtattattaattttataattagactatatttaatactcctaattaatatccaaacatacgatgtgacgggtactaaactttatgaGTCTGTATCAAACAGACCCTTAATAACTGATGGGGAGTTACTACTACACGTCATTACGTGGAGTGTTGATTGAGGAAATGCATCAAGCAACAGCTCAAAAGTGTGGGAGGGACTAGCGAGAGGTGAATGGAGCAGCGAGCCCGCGCGAAATCCATGGACCTCGCCGGAAAGTAAACTCCAGCGCCAGACTTCTAGAGGGGCGAGCAGACCGGCCCGATTGACACGTCGTTTTCTGATCCAACGGTCGCCGTGGCCTCTCTCGCCACCCGGGGTCCGGGGGACAGTTACCCATGGCATCATCATCGAATTCAAAATCAAATCGAGCGAGCGagtcctcttcccctcctccctcctgcTTCTTCGTTTCTGCTCTCCAGCTCACCGCCAGTGCTCTGCGCTGCCcatcactcactcactcactcttCCCCCACCCACTGCCGCTGCCTGACGCCCTACATAAACCCCGGCACCCCCTCCTCGTTGCCACGCCAGTTTActacccctccctccctcctctgccCCCGCACTTCAAATCAATTCGGCGGTAGCGAGCAGTAAGGCCAAGGCAGCATCCAGCAATAGCAGCAGCGAAAACTCCCcttgtcttcctcctcctgtccTGGCCTCATGAGGACCCAAAGGAGCCACCTTGCCTTCCTCTTGCTCTCGTCCTTCGCGCTGCTTGCCGTCTGCTCCGCGCAGGAGCGCAAGAACTATGTGGTTCACCTCGAGCCGAGAGACGACGGCAGCACCGATTCGGTGGAGGAGTGGCACCGGTCGTTCTTGCCGGAGGCCACGCTGGACTCGGCGGGTGATGGCGGCCCGAGAATCATACACTCGTACAGCCACGTGCTGTCGGGGTTCGCCGCCCGGCTcaccgaggcggaggcggagagccTGAGGAGCAAGGAGGGGTGCCTGCGGCTCTACCCCGAGGAGTTCCTGCCGCTGGCTACCACCCACTCTCCGGGGTTCCTCGGCCTCCACCTCGGCAAGGACGGCTTCTGGAGCCGCTCTGGGTTCGGCCGGGGCGTGGTGATTGGGCTCCTGGACACCGGGATCCTGCCCAGCCACCCGTCCTTCGGCGACgccgggctgccgccgccgccaaagaAGTGGAAGGGCACCTGCGAGTTCCGGTCGATCGCCGGCGGAGGCTGCAACAACAAGGTCATCGGCGCGCGCGCGTTCGGGAGCGCGGCCGTCAACAACACGGCACCGCCCGTCGACGACGCGGGCCACGGCACGCACacggcgagcacggcggcgggcaACTTCGTCCAGAACGCCGACGTCCGCGGGAACGCGCACGGCACGGCGTCCGGGATGGCGCCGCACGCGCACCTGGCCATATACAAGGTGTGTGCCCGGAGCCGCTGCTCCATCATGGACATCATCGCCGGGCTGGACGCCGCCGTCAAGGACGGCGTGGACGTGCTCTCCTTCTCCATCAGCGCCACAGACGGCGCGCAGTTCAACTACGACCTCATCGCCGTCGCCACGTTCAAGGCCATGGAGCACGGCATcttcgtcagcgccgccgccggcaatgacggccccgtcgccggcaccaTCCGGAACGGCGCGCCGTGGATGCTGACGGTGGCGGCCGGCACCACGGACCGCACGATCCGCACCACCGTGAGGCTCGGCAACGGGCAGGAGTTCGACGGCGAGTCCCTGTTCCAGCCCCGGAACAacaccgccggccgccagcTCCCGATCGTGTTCCCGGGCCGCAACGGCGACCCGGACGCCCGCGACTGCAGCACgctggtggaggcggaggtgcgcGGCAAGGTGGTCCTCTGCGAGAGCCGCTCGATCGGCGAGCACGTCGAGCAGGGGCAGATGGTGTCGGCgtacggcggcgccggcatgATCCTGATGAACAAGGCGGCGGAGGGGTACACCACTTTCGCCGACGCCCACGTGCTGCCCGCGTCGCACGTGAGCTACGCCGCCGGGTCAAAGATCGCAGCCTACGTCAAGTCCACGCCCAAGCCCACGGCGACCATCACCTTCCGGGGCACGGTGATGGGGTCGTCCCCGGCGCCGTCCGTCGCCTTCTTCTCGTCGCGCGGGCCGAACAAGGCGAGCCCGGGCATCCTCAAACCGGACATCACCGGGCCCGGCATGAACATCCT is a genomic window containing:
- the LOC117839156 gene encoding subtilisin-like protease 4, which codes for MRTQRSHLAFLLLSSFALLAVCSAQERKNYVVHLEPRDDGSTDSVEEWHRSFLPEATLDSAGDGGPRIIHSYSHVLSGFAARLTEAEAESLRSKEGCLRLYPEEFLPLATTHSPGFLGLHLGKDGFWSRSGFGRGVVIGLLDTGILPSHPSFGDAGLPPPPKKWKGTCEFRSIAGGGCNNKVIGARAFGSAAVNNTAPPVDDAGHGTHTASTAAGNFVQNADVRGNAHGTASGMAPHAHLAIYKVCARSRCSIMDIIAGLDAAVKDGVDVLSFSISATDGAQFNYDLIAVATFKAMEHGIFVSAAAGNDGPVAGTIRNGAPWMLTVAAGTTDRTIRTTVRLGNGQEFDGESLFQPRNNTAGRQLPIVFPGRNGDPDARDCSTLVEAEVRGKVVLCESRSIGEHVEQGQMVSAYGGAGMILMNKAAEGYTTFADAHVLPASHVSYAAGSKIAAYVKSTPKPTATITFRGTVMGSSPAPSVAFFSSRGPNKASPGILKPDITGPGMNILAAWAPSEMHPEFVDDVSLTFFMESGTSMSTPHLSGIAAIIKSLHPTWSPAAIKSAIMTSSSTADHAGVPIKDEQYRRASFYSMGAGYVNPSRAVDPGLVYDLGTNEYIAYLCGLGLGDDGVKEITGRRIACAKLKAITEAELNYPSLVVKLLSQPITVRRTVTNVGRANSVYTAVVDMPKGVSVVVRPPMLRFSRVNEKQSFTVTVRWNGQPAVAGAEGNLKWVSNEHVVRSPIVIPPAKAVA